One Persicobacter psychrovividus DNA window includes the following coding sequences:
- a CDS encoding TonB-dependent receptor domain-containing protein codes for MKKLLLLGMVMLMSVQLYAQRSLSGTIIDESNEEALPFASVSIFDASEKLVTGGASNEKGVFIFQDLEKGNYVVKITCIGYQPTQKNILLGELNEHYDLGKIELIADTKMLDGVTVAGQRAISSENLEQKSFNMDDLLAQSGGSVLDAMKNMPGVAIDADGKLFLRGSDKVIVLINGKQSALTGFGQQKGLDNLPASNIEKIEVIHNPSSKYDAAGMAGIVNIIYKESKEKGFNGSVGLTYGLGALTQRKSDLPTDLGSYQFTPKYIPSLDLNYRSKKVNWFLQSEVLSQEKLPNNEFTTRHYEDGRVTRSQVPENRQQIHYIVKGGANIDLDDKNRLTVSGVYDWENHQDTAQVAYLNKGGERYRYTNWMEDEITGFMNFGLNWEHQFDQPGHELTVDGQYTKGWEDETYYINDSSAVRQGRDVTNILAIEHTIATQVDYTKPLASGRLELGLKGQWRWLPVEYTVDRGHESVIYPDLGEWSDWGENIYATYMNWVMEKTKFSMEMGLRAEYTEVFYKIDPANKYYDEDDAYDYFRIFPNIRMSYNLGNDQKFSAFLNSRVDRPGEQELRVFPKSDDQELLKMGNPYLRPQFTTAVELSYRKGWSSGSLVLATFHKWIEDPFMRVYTEDTENEKYDVMFKSYANTGSATNTGFEWGVEQKVGSFWKMNANMNIYRNHIHAFTGMLRFPYEHEFTVEDRVDLTWDMKIGNTFILPRNFTFQLSGLYVAPKNIAQGRMLSRSSVDFGLSKKVMEGKGEWTLSMTDVFNQYGIRQEIYSDGFTVNYENFYETQVVRLGFKYKF; via the coding sequence ATGAAGAAGTTATTGTTGTTGGGCATGGTGATGCTCATGAGTGTTCAGCTTTATGCACAACGTTCCCTCTCGGGGACAATCATCGATGAAAGTAATGAAGAGGCGCTTCCTTTTGCCTCGGTTAGTATTTTTGATGCTTCCGAAAAGTTAGTTACTGGGGGAGCATCCAATGAAAAAGGGGTGTTTATTTTTCAAGACCTCGAAAAAGGAAATTATGTGGTGAAAATCACTTGTATCGGTTATCAGCCCACTCAGAAAAACATCCTGTTAGGTGAATTGAATGAGCATTATGACTTGGGCAAGATCGAATTGATCGCTGACACCAAAATGTTGGACGGCGTAACCGTTGCGGGTCAGCGAGCGATCAGCAGTGAAAATTTGGAGCAAAAGAGCTTCAATATGGACGACCTTTTGGCGCAGTCGGGTGGGTCAGTTCTGGATGCGATGAAAAACATGCCTGGCGTGGCGATTGATGCTGACGGCAAGTTGTTTTTGCGTGGTAGCGACAAGGTGATCGTCTTGATTAATGGCAAGCAATCGGCATTGACCGGCTTTGGTCAGCAGAAGGGATTGGACAATTTGCCTGCCTCAAATATTGAAAAAATTGAAGTGATTCATAACCCTTCCTCAAAGTACGATGCTGCGGGAATGGCGGGGATTGTGAACATTATTTATAAAGAATCCAAAGAAAAGGGATTCAATGGAAGCGTGGGTTTGACTTACGGTTTAGGTGCTTTGACGCAACGCAAATCAGATTTGCCTACCGACTTGGGCTCATACCAATTTACGCCAAAGTACATTCCAAGCCTTGACCTGAACTACCGAAGCAAGAAGGTGAACTGGTTCTTGCAGTCGGAGGTGTTATCGCAAGAGAAATTACCGAACAATGAATTTACAACAAGACATTACGAGGATGGACGTGTAACCCGTTCGCAGGTTCCTGAGAACCGTCAGCAGATTCACTATATCGTGAAGGGTGGAGCGAATATCGACCTTGATGATAAAAATCGCCTGACCGTTTCAGGTGTTTATGACTGGGAAAACCATCAGGATACGGCACAAGTTGCTTACCTGAACAAAGGTGGGGAGCGTTACCGTTACACCAACTGGATGGAAGATGAGATCACGGGTTTCATGAACTTTGGATTGAACTGGGAGCATCAGTTTGATCAGCCTGGACATGAATTGACTGTCGATGGGCAATATACCAAAGGTTGGGAGGATGAAACTTATTACATCAACGATAGCTCGGCGGTTCGTCAGGGACGTGATGTTACCAATATTTTGGCAATTGAGCATACCATTGCCACGCAGGTGGACTACACCAAACCATTGGCTTCAGGCCGTTTGGAACTTGGATTAAAGGGACAATGGAGATGGTTACCTGTTGAATATACCGTCGATCGTGGTCATGAGTCGGTGATTTATCCTGACTTGGGGGAATGGTCTGACTGGGGCGAGAATATCTATGCCACCTATATGAACTGGGTGATGGAGAAAACCAAATTCAGTATGGAAATGGGGCTTCGTGCAGAATATACGGAGGTTTTCTACAAAATTGACCCTGCCAATAAGTACTATGATGAGGATGATGCTTATGATTACTTCCGTATTTTCCCGAACATTAGAATGAGTTATAATTTGGGCAATGATCAGAAATTTTCAGCCTTCTTGAACAGCCGTGTGGATCGTCCTGGTGAGCAGGAGTTGCGTGTGTTTCCGAAGTCTGACGATCAGGAACTGTTGAAAATGGGTAACCCATATTTGCGTCCGCAATTTACGACGGCTGTTGAATTGTCTTACCGCAAGGGGTGGTCATCGGGTAGTTTGGTTTTGGCGACATTCCACAAGTGGATCGAAGACCCGTTCATGCGTGTTTACACGGAAGATACCGAGAATGAAAAGTATGACGTGATGTTCAAATCGTATGCAAATACAGGTTCGGCGACCAACACAGGTTTTGAGTGGGGTGTGGAGCAGAAGGTAGGCTCTTTTTGGAAAATGAACGCCAATATGAACATTTACCGCAACCATATTCATGCTTTTACAGGCATGTTGAGATTTCCTTACGAGCATGAGTTCACGGTGGAAGACCGTGTGGATTTGACTTGGGACATGAAAATCGGTAACACTTTTATCCTGCCAAGAAATTTCACCTTCCAATTGAGCGGTTTGTATGTGGCACCAAAGAACATTGCCCAAGGGCGCATGCTATCAAGAAGCTCGGTGGATTTTGGTTTGAGCAAAAAAGTGATGGAAGGCAAAGGAGAGTGGACACTTTCAATGACCGATGTCTTCAATCAATATGGTATCCGCCAAGAAATTTATAGCGATGGATTCACAGTGAATTATGAGAATTTCTATGAAACGCAGGTCGTTCGCCTGGGCTTCAAGTATAAGTTTTAA
- a CDS encoding phosphatase PAP2 family protein — protein MKELIAIFLSLMLQMTAFAQVQEDTKVYQVNRWTTGGSALVGFGTGALGFKIIREKEAITFDELRALDQQSLSPINRWVFDFDPTKTVEGQNISNTILQVSALMPLLLYIDRDIRQEWIDITLMYLQAQALANNAYSYLGPISFDRYRPLAYNNTLSLEKRSDSNNKNSFFSGHTTTTAVSSFFMAQVLIDYHPHWSVPKKAMMYGFAALPPALMSYFRFKAYKHFPTDTFTGLLIGAGIGVLIPTIHRQNKLRKLSYVPYINEHSTGVVFAYKLY, from the coding sequence ATGAAAGAACTGATTGCTATTTTCCTAAGCCTGATGCTACAAATGACTGCCTTTGCACAAGTGCAAGAAGATACTAAAGTGTATCAGGTCAACCGATGGACTACGGGAGGATCTGCCTTGGTGGGGTTCGGGACAGGGGCATTGGGCTTCAAGATTATTCGAGAAAAGGAGGCCATTACTTTTGATGAACTTCGGGCGCTGGATCAACAAAGCCTGAGCCCGATTAATCGGTGGGTCTTCGATTTCGACCCGACAAAAACGGTGGAGGGCCAAAATATCTCCAACACCATTTTGCAGGTCAGTGCCTTGATGCCGCTTTTATTGTATATTGACCGAGATATTCGACAGGAATGGATTGACATTACGCTGATGTATTTGCAGGCACAGGCTTTGGCCAATAATGCTTACTCCTATTTAGGGCCTATTTCTTTTGACCGATATCGCCCTTTGGCATATAATAACACACTTTCCCTTGAGAAAAGGAGCGACTCCAATAACAAAAATTCTTTCTTCAGTGGCCACACCACAACTACTGCGGTATCGAGTTTTTTCATGGCGCAGGTATTGATAGACTACCACCCACATTGGTCAGTGCCCAAAAAAGCCATGATGTACGGTTTTGCCGCGCTGCCACCTGCCCTGATGAGTTATTTCCGTTTCAAGGCCTATAAACATTTCCCTACTGATACCTTTACTGGCTTACTTATTGGCGCAGGTATCGGTGTCCTGATCCCAACCATTCATCGGCAAAACAAGCTTCGAAAGCTCTCTTATGTACCTTATATTAATGAGCACTCTACGGGTGTGGTCTTCGCCTATAAACTGTACTAA
- a CDS encoding BamA/TamA family outer membrane protein has protein sequence MKFWLFLLFSFFLQNTFAQPHKGAKVVFVGGLASLTDPQLEERLRHELKTAQSVVLLGDYVPLAKKHRAVADEQLHKVDQLLKDFSGQVILTSGYNEWMGGRKEGKKNMRQLADAINARENWTTTAQACPNIVEVPVGDHLTFVVLDTQWWLNPEDRYFNKCGIEDPLDVLIELQDVLRRNTGRQVFVVGYHPIESYGHHGGYFSTGASILLAPYVLYRKALGLRYDLAFPEYKAVASRLKTILKAFPNVNYISGAEKNQQYFSVDGLPIRNTNMAEPDFVKPITEGFTAKQSAFVVLTADKSMEYEWSFIGTEGHIKAMKYTATPTAPVEQKRQLPPSASSVGSKLYHDKSGRKSRWMGANYRQVWETPVRATVFDISKVYGGLKVVKRGGGQQTMSLRLQDSTGRQYVLRTVDKNVLGALPAELQKTIAHSIVQDQISASNPYSALVVAPLSDVAGILHPVPKLVYVPDDPHFGIYRQDVADRLFFFEQRPDGDCSDLPHFGNSKKVISTKKMIKKMQSSEDHQVDQQAVLKARAFDIWLNDWDRHDDQWRWAGEKVGGLTVYQPIPRDRDQAFFVNEGILPKLMARQWLIPKIQGFSPYTAHVKSHAFNARFFDRTFLTSLSWAQWQPQIEALIADLDDASIDQAVKSFPKEIYPIAGQKTANMLKQRRDHLLPMMRQFYDFLAKEVDVVGTKDADQIQLDYLADGELRVRLWHLKKSGDKGRKLYDRRFRATETKYVHIYGLSGRDEVLIKGDRPSKIRVNIFSKGTKDTYRLLMEKPPRKLKIYTVDTLPKSSGLKRIQVRHYQQKEAKYDRERFQYAVLSPALALGYNIDDGAFVGGGGLYRSYRNFHYWRHRFVGNYAFLTRAFNLDLQSSLYLPLRGMAFDLQAFIKAPNFTINYFGLGNNTEWRVPRAERAFYRIRLNQYVGQFRGWKTLGDPFHRIGLGAFAQRTVVEPRIGRFISRLNINDLPANIFDGQSFLGLSVNYEFDNISGKRLKAEEQFAGSAIFPRRGYKVNASLKQYFGMGGLATDFTTYQMDMAGYFSFSQRPRVVYALRLGGQKNWGDYIFYEAAKLGRRENLRGYRATRFYGDASIYQNTEMRIRLRELNMYYLRGVVGLLLFNDVGRVWLEGEDSGRWHHGYGAGLWLAPFELAVLGFNYARSREDGMINFQFSYQF, from the coding sequence ATGAAATTTTGGCTTTTCTTGCTGTTTTCCTTTTTCCTGCAAAACACCTTTGCACAGCCTCATAAGGGTGCTAAGGTGGTGTTTGTGGGTGGTTTGGCCTCGCTCACTGACCCGCAGCTTGAAGAGCGCTTACGGCATGAGCTGAAAACGGCGCAATCGGTGGTGCTATTGGGCGATTATGTTCCGCTTGCAAAAAAACATCGCGCAGTAGCGGATGAACAGCTGCATAAAGTTGATCAATTGCTGAAAGACTTCAGTGGGCAGGTGATCCTGACTTCTGGCTACAATGAGTGGATGGGAGGACGAAAAGAAGGCAAAAAAAATATGCGGCAGCTCGCAGATGCTATCAATGCTCGGGAAAACTGGACGACAACAGCGCAGGCCTGCCCGAATATTGTAGAAGTGCCTGTTGGCGATCACCTCACTTTTGTGGTGCTGGACACCCAATGGTGGCTGAATCCTGAAGATCGATATTTCAATAAATGTGGCATTGAAGATCCACTTGATGTACTGATCGAGTTACAGGATGTCTTGCGGCGAAATACAGGTCGGCAGGTGTTTGTGGTGGGGTACCACCCGATCGAAAGTTATGGTCATCACGGTGGCTATTTTTCTACGGGAGCATCGATTTTACTTGCTCCTTACGTGCTGTACCGCAAGGCGCTTGGGCTACGCTATGACCTCGCATTTCCCGAATACAAGGCGGTGGCTTCTCGTTTGAAGACCATCCTGAAGGCATTTCCCAATGTGAATTATATATCGGGGGCAGAAAAAAATCAGCAATATTTCTCTGTTGATGGTCTGCCGATACGCAACACCAATATGGCTGAACCTGATTTTGTGAAGCCGATAACCGAGGGGTTTACCGCTAAGCAGTCGGCTTTTGTGGTTTTAACTGCGGACAAATCAATGGAGTATGAATGGTCGTTTATTGGGACTGAAGGCCATATTAAAGCGATGAAATACACCGCTACACCAACAGCGCCTGTAGAGCAGAAAAGACAGTTGCCACCTTCGGCGAGTAGTGTGGGCAGCAAATTGTACCATGACAAAAGTGGACGGAAAAGCCGTTGGATGGGGGCGAATTATCGACAGGTTTGGGAAACACCTGTACGGGCCACCGTTTTTGATATTTCGAAGGTGTATGGTGGCCTCAAGGTCGTGAAGCGCGGAGGTGGTCAGCAAACCATGTCGCTGAGGTTACAGGACAGCACTGGCCGTCAGTATGTGCTTCGGACGGTGGATAAAAATGTGTTGGGGGCACTGCCTGCTGAATTGCAAAAAACTATTGCTCATAGCATTGTTCAGGATCAAATTTCGGCATCTAACCCCTATTCTGCACTGGTTGTAGCGCCTTTGTCCGATGTTGCAGGAATCTTACACCCTGTCCCGAAATTGGTTTATGTACCCGACGATCCCCACTTTGGGATTTACCGACAAGATGTTGCCGACCGTTTGTTTTTCTTTGAACAGCGCCCCGACGGTGATTGCTCCGACCTGCCACATTTTGGCAATTCCAAAAAGGTCATCAGTACGAAAAAAATGATTAAGAAAATGCAGTCGTCGGAAGATCATCAGGTAGATCAGCAGGCGGTTCTCAAAGCCCGTGCTTTTGATATTTGGCTTAATGACTGGGATCGGCACGATGACCAATGGCGATGGGCAGGAGAAAAAGTAGGTGGCCTGACGGTTTATCAGCCTATTCCCCGAGACCGTGATCAGGCCTTTTTTGTGAACGAGGGCATTTTACCGAAGTTGATGGCCCGACAATGGCTGATCCCCAAAATTCAAGGATTTTCGCCTTATACAGCGCATGTGAAAAGCCATGCTTTTAATGCCCGATTTTTTGATCGGACCTTCCTGACCTCACTTTCATGGGCGCAATGGCAGCCGCAAATTGAAGCTTTAATAGCCGATCTTGACGATGCGTCGATTGATCAGGCGGTAAAATCTTTCCCGAAGGAAATCTACCCGATTGCAGGGCAAAAAACAGCTAATATGCTGAAGCAAAGACGGGATCATCTGTTGCCCATGATGCGCCAATTTTATGATTTTCTGGCGAAGGAGGTCGATGTGGTAGGTACTAAGGATGCGGATCAGATACAGCTTGACTATTTGGCCGATGGGGAATTGCGGGTGCGACTTTGGCACCTGAAAAAATCTGGCGATAAGGGGCGGAAGCTTTATGATCGGCGGTTTCGTGCGACCGAAACAAAATACGTACATATTTATGGCTTGTCGGGCAGAGACGAGGTGCTCATTAAGGGAGATCGTCCGTCAAAAATAAGGGTCAATATTTTCAGTAAAGGCACAAAAGATACTTATCGGTTACTGATGGAGAAGCCACCGCGTAAACTGAAAATTTATACCGTGGATACCTTACCCAAAAGTAGTGGATTAAAAAGGATTCAGGTGAGGCATTATCAGCAAAAGGAAGCAAAATATGATCGGGAGCGTTTTCAGTATGCGGTACTTTCTCCTGCATTGGCTTTGGGGTATAATATTGACGACGGTGCCTTTGTTGGGGGTGGAGGCCTGTACCGTTCCTATCGGAATTTTCATTATTGGCGACACCGCTTTGTGGGGAATTATGCCTTCCTTACAAGGGCTTTCAACCTTGATTTGCAGTCGTCCTTATATTTACCCCTTCGGGGGATGGCTTTTGACCTTCAGGCATTTATAAAAGCCCCAAATTTCACCATTAATTATTTCGGTTTGGGGAATAATACTGAGTGGCGGGTGCCAAGGGCTGAACGGGCATTCTATCGGATCCGTTTAAATCAGTATGTCGGGCAGTTTCGCGGGTGGAAAACCCTCGGAGATCCCTTTCACCGAATTGGGCTCGGGGCTTTTGCACAGCGGACGGTCGTGGAGCCACGCATCGGGCGGTTTATATCCCGATTGAACATCAATGATTTACCTGCCAATATATTTGACGGGCAGTCCTTTTTGGGCTTGTCGGTTAACTATGAGTTCGATAATATTTCAGGCAAGCGCCTGAAAGCCGAGGAGCAATTTGCAGGCAGTGCGATTTTCCCCCGAAGGGGCTATAAGGTGAATGCTTCCCTGAAACAATACTTCGGAATGGGAGGGCTGGCGACAGATTTCACCACTTACCAAATGGATATGGCGGGCTATTTCAGTTTTTCTCAGCGGCCAAGGGTGGTGTATGCTTTGCGCCTCGGCGGACAGAAAAACTGGGGGGATTATATTTTCTATGAAGCAGCGAAACTGGGGCGGAGGGAAAATTTGCGCGGCTATCGGGCAACGCGCTTTTATGGCGATGCTTCAATATATCAAAATACTGAAATGCGAATACGACTGAGAGAATTGAATATGTATTACCTGCGGGGTGTTGTGGGCTTGCTGCTGTTTAATGATGTGGGCCGTGTATGGCTTGAGGGGGAGGATTCTGGCCGATGGCACCACGGTTATGGTGCAGGACTCTGGCTTGCACCTTTTGAGCTGGCCGTCTTGGGCTTTAACTACGCGAGGAGTCGGGAGGACGGCATGATTAACTTTCAATTTTCTTATCAATTTTAA
- a CDS encoding Pycsar system effector family protein produces the protein MKKRPLTPAEIIAKGKAFIHQYYQDNLQLSRLPFHNIKHVEGVVECVQYLSQHYQVSEQDGLLLVVSALFHDIGYESGCGKGHEERSADLLTKALADELSTEELERARRLIMVTKMGEAPEGIVECIMKDADYFHLHMSDYMAYSNNLWQEFQQMDNGQGMSEQAYLECTLTFLNNHQYYTDFAERNFALGKAYNLQRIEDRLNQLIEQTPKVRGTNAKVKKKKRKKKEASVERGVQSMFRLTSRNQISLSSIADNKANILLTVSSLIVSVVTISGYPYAQEHPDLQWAMLMFVVTSLITLILAILSTRPKVSKKPVSKEALTNKSVNLLFFGNFWKMAYPEYEYELNRLITDRKALYNNMIKDQYSLGLVLAKKFKLLRLAYTVFMLGFVGTMITFFLFIYF, from the coding sequence ATGAAAAAAAGACCATTGACGCCAGCCGAAATCATTGCCAAAGGGAAAGCATTTATTCACCAATATTATCAGGATAACCTTCAGCTCAGCCGTTTGCCTTTCCATAATATCAAACATGTGGAAGGTGTGGTGGAGTGTGTTCAGTACCTTTCTCAACATTATCAGGTGAGTGAGCAAGACGGGCTGCTGTTGGTGGTTTCGGCACTTTTCCATGATATTGGCTATGAAAGTGGCTGCGGGAAAGGGCATGAAGAAAGAAGTGCTGATTTACTGACAAAAGCACTTGCTGATGAGCTGTCGACGGAAGAGCTCGAACGTGCCAGACGGCTTATAATGGTCACCAAGATGGGGGAAGCACCTGAGGGAATTGTGGAGTGTATTATGAAAGATGCGGATTACTTTCATTTGCATATGAGCGATTATATGGCGTATTCGAATAATCTTTGGCAGGAATTTCAGCAGATGGATAACGGGCAGGGGATGTCGGAACAAGCCTATCTGGAGTGTACCCTGACTTTTCTTAACAACCATCAATATTATACTGACTTTGCCGAAAGGAATTTTGCCCTTGGCAAAGCCTATAACCTTCAGCGTATAGAAGATCGGCTGAACCAACTTATTGAGCAAACCCCTAAAGTCCGTGGTACCAATGCGAAAGTGAAGAAAAAGAAGCGTAAGAAGAAGGAGGCTTCGGTGGAGCGCGGGGTGCAATCGATGTTTCGACTTACCTCCCGAAATCAAATCAGCCTGAGTTCAATAGCAGATAATAAGGCGAATATTTTACTGACGGTTTCTTCACTGATTGTCTCGGTGGTAACCATCTCGGGCTACCCTTACGCACAGGAGCACCCCGACCTGCAGTGGGCAATGCTGATGTTTGTCGTTACCTCATTAATTACCCTCATTCTCGCCATTCTCTCTACCCGTCCGAAGGTGTCAAAAAAGCCCGTTTCAAAGGAAGCCCTGACCAACAAGTCTGTCAATTTGCTGTTCTTTGGGAACTTCTGGAAAATGGCCTACCCCGAATACGAGTATGAACTCAACCGCCTGATTACCGACCGAAAAGCGCTTTACAATAACATGATTAAAGACCAATACAGCTTGGGTTTGGTGTTGGCCAAAAAGTTTAAACTCCTGCGCTTAGCCTATACCGTCTTTATGCTGGGATTTGTAGGGACGATGATTACCTTTTTTCTTTTTATTTATTTTTGA
- a CDS encoding adenylate/guanylate cyclase domain-containing protein, whose protein sequence is MRRNFMLSPINKYRLYRLLVMLLLWNIGMFILSFIRFGSGSDAFVYLEAKAITVLKNRHFITIIVASSVAFSTWLVEEFLNNWIKMRVVCASSTIPSNIVYLCVAILISIAINCFYYTQHYGYGLLMAFEQLPQFMLNKVWLYFFVLGLIINSGVTIYMAATNYLGPGNLNKVLRGKYRIPHEEDRIFLFADLISSSRTAEILGHKKYSAFIQEVFREFTDHIFVYRAQVYQYVGDEIILSWPANDKNYQRSLDFFYEVCKSLEAKEDYFQEKYGLSPQFNGAINSGLVMAAEVGEVKIEIAYHGDVLNTAARVLEKCKLFHKNLLVTGRFVKSAGIFSPSYYFSYINKVLPKGKQNEVAIYAVEQNAGASSKINKKKKGNHRPYKSQHKDGIG, encoded by the coding sequence ATGAGGCGTAACTTTATGCTTTCTCCTATCAATAAATACCGCTTGTACCGCCTGTTGGTCATGCTATTGCTTTGGAACATTGGGATGTTCATTCTAAGTTTTATCCGCTTTGGATCGGGCTCAGATGCCTTTGTTTATTTGGAGGCAAAGGCGATTACCGTACTGAAAAACAGGCATTTTATCACCATCATTGTAGCCTCGTCGGTGGCTTTCTCCACTTGGCTGGTCGAGGAGTTTTTGAATAATTGGATTAAGATGCGTGTGGTATGCGCCTCCAGTACCATCCCCTCAAATATTGTGTATTTGTGTGTCGCCATTTTGATCAGTATCGCCATTAACTGCTTTTACTATACCCAACACTATGGTTACGGGCTGCTGATGGCTTTCGAGCAACTTCCGCAGTTTATGCTCAATAAAGTATGGCTGTACTTCTTTGTCCTTGGGCTGATCATCAACTCTGGAGTAACCATTTATATGGCCGCCACCAACTACCTCGGGCCTGGTAACCTGAACAAAGTCCTGAGGGGGAAATACCGTATTCCTCATGAGGAAGACCGGATTTTCCTCTTTGCCGACCTGATTTCTTCCTCACGGACAGCGGAAATTCTTGGGCATAAGAAATACAGTGCCTTCATCCAGGAAGTATTTCGGGAGTTTACGGATCATATTTTCGTTTATCGAGCGCAGGTTTATCAATATGTTGGCGATGAGATCATCCTTTCCTGGCCAGCAAACGACAAAAATTATCAGCGCTCGCTGGATTTCTTCTATGAGGTATGCAAAAGCCTGGAAGCAAAAGAAGATTACTTTCAGGAAAAATATGGCCTTTCCCCGCAGTTCAATGGCGCCATAAACTCTGGCTTGGTCATGGCAGCGGAAGTGGGCGAGGTAAAAATTGAAATTGCCTATCACGGGGACGTACTGAACACCGCAGCAAGGGTACTTGAAAAGTGTAAACTTTTCCACAAAAACCTATTGGTTACTGGCAGGTTTGTGAAAAGTGCGGGCATATTCAGCCCTTCCTATTACTTCTCCTACATCAATAAAGTGTTGCCCAAAGGCAAACAGAATGAGGTGGCTATATATGCCGTAGAGCAAAATGCGGGGGCTTCCTCAAAAATAAATAAAAAGAAAAAAGGTAATCATCGTCCCTACAAATCCCAGCATAAAGACGGTATAGGCTAA
- a CDS encoding nitroreductase family protein — MNFTENIANRYTTKLYDASKKVDADIIEQLKQVLYLSPSSLNTQPWNFTFIEEGEKKQALAHHSFHNTEKVQKASHIVAFNVIDDLEYFEQKIEETLPEYAVQYYQNNLKGQPAEEIKSWMSKQVYIALGVFLSACASMGIDSTPMEGIEPEKYTEILGLDKHKTILAVAIGYRDEEDLNQLSKKPKQRRAFEEIISTTR, encoded by the coding sequence ATGAACTTTACAGAAAATATAGCCAATCGATACACCACCAAATTATATGATGCGAGCAAAAAGGTAGATGCTGACATTATCGAGCAATTGAAGCAGGTGTTGTATCTGAGTCCGTCGTCATTGAACACTCAGCCATGGAATTTTACTTTCATTGAAGAAGGCGAAAAGAAGCAGGCGTTGGCACACCATTCTTTTCACAATACCGAGAAGGTGCAGAAGGCGAGCCATATTGTGGCCTTCAATGTGATTGATGATTTGGAATATTTTGAGCAAAAAATCGAAGAGACCCTTCCTGAATATGCCGTTCAGTATTATCAAAATAATTTGAAAGGTCAGCCCGCCGAAGAGATCAAAAGCTGGATGAGCAAGCAGGTGTATATTGCCTTGGGCGTGTTTTTGAGTGCCTGCGCTAGCATGGGCATCGACTCGACACCGATGGAAGGCATCGAGCCTGAGAAATACACCGAGATCCTTGGTTTGGACAAACACAAAACCATTTTGGCGGTGGCGATCGGTTACCGTGATGAGGAAGATTTGAACCAGCTCAGTAAGAAACCAAAGCAACGCCGAGCATTCGAGGAGATTATCAGTACCACCCGCTAA
- a CDS encoding nitroreductase family protein — protein sequence MSFIETMETRYTTKQYDGSKKIDAATIDTLKEILHLSPSSINSQPWNFTFVENDELKDQLAEASYFNADRIRNASHLVVFNVINDLPYFEEVINANLPEGAVGYYNTFLKPKPEAEVKNWMTHQVYLALGVFLSACANMGIDSTPMEGIVPEAYTEILGLDKHETVFAVAIGYRDPADDNQVNKTPKQRRNTQEVITTL from the coding sequence ATGAGCTTTATTGAAACAATGGAAACCCGCTACACTACCAAACAATATGACGGTAGTAAAAAAATTGATGCAGCAACAATCGATACCTTGAAAGAGATTCTGCACTTGAGCCCATCGTCGATCAATAGCCAGCCATGGAACTTTACTTTTGTGGAGAATGATGAGTTGAAAGACCAATTGGCGGAAGCGTCTTACTTCAATGCAGACCGTATTCGTAATGCCAGCCATTTGGTGGTTTTCAATGTGATCAATGATTTACCTTATTTCGAAGAAGTCATCAATGCCAACCTTCCTGAAGGTGCCGTTGGTTATTATAATACTTTCCTTAAACCAAAACCTGAAGCGGAAGTCAAAAATTGGATGACCCACCAAGTGTATTTGGCTTTGGGCGTGTTCTTGAGCGCATGTGCCAATATGGGCATCGACTCAACCCCAATGGAAGGCATTGTGCCTGAAGCGTACACTGAGATTTTGGGTTTGGACAAGCATGAAACCGTGTTCGCCGTAGCGATCGGTTACCGTGATCCAGCCGATGATAATCAAGTGAATAAGACGCCAAAACAACGCAGAAATACTCAGGAAGTGATCACTACGCTATAA